The Halogranum gelatinilyticum genome includes a window with the following:
- a CDS encoding GNAT family N-acetyltransferase gives MDVRPYTTADAEDLWQLKRGFELGLGAGTGGEEKQAKYEAKLTDEYRSKWLAWVDDCVADDERCVTVAVDDGGEEGQLVGYVFVLPASMAFIWDAAVLNEVYVAPDYRGTGVADDLMESALALARDMELPLDRLVLDVDRENDRAQAFYDRYGFEHWGELVARDL, from the coding sequence ATGGACGTTCGACCGTACACCACCGCCGATGCCGAGGATCTCTGGCAACTGAAGCGCGGCTTCGAACTCGGACTTGGGGCGGGCACCGGGGGCGAGGAGAAGCAGGCGAAATACGAGGCGAAGCTGACCGACGAGTATCGGTCGAAGTGGCTCGCGTGGGTCGACGACTGTGTCGCCGACGACGAGCGGTGTGTCACCGTCGCGGTGGACGACGGTGGGGAGGAAGGCCAACTCGTCGGCTACGTCTTCGTGCTGCCCGCCTCGATGGCGTTCATCTGGGATGCAGCCGTGCTTAACGAGGTCTACGTCGCGCCCGACTACCGCGGGACCGGCGTCGCCGACGACCTGATGGAGTCGGCATTGGCACTCGCTCGCGACATGGAGCTACCGCTGGACCGGCTGGTACTCGACGTGGATAGAGAAAACGACCGGGCGCAGGCGTTCTACGACCGCTACGGCTTCGAACACTGGGGCGAGCTAGTCGCCCGCGACCTCTGA
- a CDS encoding metal-dependent hydrolase produces MPSTLVHVAVAGLVGVALLREEFTPRALAVVLFAAAFIDSDAFVGLYLGGAHRSLFHTLLLPLLLVALVGYDSRLRGDASFLRRRWGDHGVRVAWVAVAGLTFGGIFPDLFTNGVNAFYPLHDSFYTVNGRALLSNQRGFVQTFVDLAPAEPRPTTETLHYSTGVDPQHGAEQGPVERVFPLAMAGWQLMLITLGGVVMGSRLWEFYRS; encoded by the coding sequence ATGCCGTCCACCCTCGTCCACGTCGCCGTCGCCGGGCTGGTCGGGGTCGCCCTCCTGCGCGAGGAGTTCACCCCACGGGCACTCGCCGTCGTTCTCTTCGCCGCCGCGTTCATCGACTCGGATGCGTTCGTCGGGCTCTATCTCGGGGGTGCGCACCGCTCGCTCTTTCACACGCTCCTCTTGCCGCTCCTGCTCGTCGCGCTCGTCGGCTACGACAGCCGCCTCCGTGGCGACGCCTCGTTCCTCCGCCGTCGCTGGGGCGACCACGGGGTGCGCGTCGCGTGGGTCGCGGTCGCGGGGCTGACCTTCGGCGGCATCTTTCCGGACCTCTTCACCAACGGCGTCAACGCCTTCTACCCGTTGCACGACAGCTTCTACACCGTCAACGGGCGGGCACTGCTCTCGAACCAGCGGGGCTTCGTCCAGACGTTCGTCGACCTCGCGCCGGCCGAGCCACGGCCGACGACCGAGACGCTCCACTACTCGACCGGCGTCGACCCCCAGCACGGCGCGGAGCAGGGTCCCGTCGAGCGCGTCTTCCCCTTGGCAATGGCAGGCTGGCAGCTGATGCTCATCACACTGGGCGGGGTCGTGATGGGAAGTCGGCTCTGGGAGTTCTACCGTAGTTGA
- a CDS encoding helix-turn-helix domain-containing protein: MTATPREDLAQRVAGEITLSDDPGATLRKWRTDFDVSQTELAGQLDVSSSVVSDYESGRRESPGIGVVSRIVDALLDIDESRGGGRIRQYARVLSAGFESDIVHDLREYPTSVPMDRLYDAMDATELVEGDNDYVSGHTVINSIQAITRLSSDEFYRLYGQSTNRALVFTGVTRGESPLVAMRVVNPTPNAVVLHGVTEDDLWEHAPALATIDGFSLAVSTRDLDDMLDDLRELP, translated from the coding sequence GTGACCGCGACGCCGCGCGAGGACCTCGCCCAGCGCGTCGCTGGCGAGATTACCCTCAGCGACGACCCCGGCGCGACCCTGCGGAAGTGGCGAACCGATTTCGACGTCTCACAGACCGAGTTGGCGGGACAGTTGGACGTCTCCTCCTCAGTGGTCTCGGACTACGAGAGCGGCCGCCGCGAGAGTCCCGGTATCGGCGTCGTCAGCCGTATCGTCGACGCACTGCTCGACATCGACGAATCCCGTGGCGGCGGCCGCATCCGCCAGTACGCGCGCGTCCTCTCGGCCGGCTTCGAGAGCGACATCGTCCACGACCTCCGGGAGTATCCGACGAGCGTCCCGATGGACCGCCTCTACGACGCGATGGACGCGACAGAACTCGTCGAAGGCGACAACGACTACGTCAGCGGCCACACCGTCATCAACAGCATCCAGGCCATCACGCGCCTGTCGAGCGACGAGTTCTACCGCCTCTACGGCCAGAGCACGAACCGCGCGCTCGTCTTCACCGGCGTCACGCGCGGGGAGTCGCCACTCGTCGCGATGCGCGTCGTCAACCCGACGCCGAACGCGGTCGTCCTGCACGGCGTCACGGAAGACGACCTCTGGGAACACGCGCCGGCACTTGCGACCATCGACGGCTTCTCGCTCGCGGTCTCGACACGCGACCTCGACGATATGCTCGACGACCTGCGGGAACTCCCCTGA
- a CDS encoding winged helix-turn-helix domain-containing protein, translating to MTTEWEAGTLFELLGDELARKILALTSVERLSADAISDRCDSSQPTVYRRLDELQDYDLLEEYTEYDADGNHYQTYGCRLDEVAVGIEEGTFTVDVRLRRELVDDETLDAVGDAAPTGKSVEKNSPSAAGGDGDAGGR from the coding sequence GTGACCACCGAGTGGGAGGCCGGGACGCTGTTCGAACTTCTCGGCGACGAACTGGCGCGGAAGATACTCGCGTTGACCAGCGTCGAGCGGCTGTCGGCCGACGCCATCAGCGACCGCTGTGACTCCTCGCAGCCGACCGTCTACCGACGGCTCGACGAACTGCAGGACTACGACCTGCTCGAAGAGTACACCGAGTACGACGCCGACGGCAACCACTACCAGACCTACGGCTGTCGACTCGACGAGGTCGCCGTCGGTATCGAGGAGGGGACGTTCACCGTCGACGTCCGGCTCAGACGGGAGCTCGTCGACGACGAGACACTGGACGCGGTCGGCGACGCGGCTCCCACCGGGAAGTCGGTCGAGAAAAACAGTCCGTCGGCGGCAGGTGGCGACGGAGACGCCGGTGGGCGGTGA
- the hmgB gene encoding hydroxymethylglutaryl-CoA synthase: protein MTAVGIDAIEIWTGKLKLDLPNTFAEKKGEDPDKYRKGLGLENSSFPDVYEDIVTMGANAAKRLMDRKGLSPQDIGRIDVATESSFDNSKPVSTYIAGCLEQVFEDNFHHANKGERKFACVAGTQSIDDAYNWIKAGRHRGRSALVIATDTALYERGDPGEATQGAGAVAMLISEDPSVVELSTEQGYGSADETDFLKPNQQFPSVDGKRSMQVYLARMREALEDFESVAGKTHPDDFAYIPFHTPFPGMVRKAGLLGYRHMIRDTEVEDELAEEIGRQPREAEFESWEDYEEAVRAYMDELKGTEKYRDWYGRTIDPTLSLSRQVGNWYTGSVHIARTAALKNALESDRDLAGDRLLVGSYGSGAQAEIHAETVVEGWEEELEQLNIDEQLAARYDLGFDEYELVHDVHDHEKETDVEEFTAPENEFVFSGWGRMGERNYEYIE, encoded by the coding sequence ATGACTGCCGTCGGCATCGACGCCATCGAGATCTGGACCGGGAAGCTCAAACTGGACCTGCCGAACACCTTCGCCGAGAAGAAGGGAGAGGACCCCGACAAGTACCGAAAGGGTCTCGGCCTGGAGAACTCGTCGTTCCCCGACGTCTACGAGGACATCGTCACGATGGGTGCCAACGCCGCCAAGCGACTGATGGACCGCAAGGGGCTGTCCCCGCAGGACATCGGCCGCATCGACGTCGCGACGGAGTCCTCCTTCGACAACTCCAAGCCCGTCTCGACGTACATCGCGGGCTGTCTCGAACAGGTATTCGAGGACAACTTCCACCACGCCAACAAGGGCGAGCGGAAGTTCGCCTGCGTCGCCGGGACGCAGTCCATCGACGACGCCTACAACTGGATCAAGGCGGGCCGACACCGTGGCCGCTCGGCACTCGTCATCGCCACCGACACGGCACTCTACGAGCGCGGTGACCCGGGCGAGGCGACGCAGGGTGCCGGTGCCGTCGCGATGCTCATCTCCGAGGACCCCTCGGTCGTCGAACTCTCGACCGAACAGGGCTACGGCAGTGCCGACGAGACGGACTTTCTGAAGCCGAACCAGCAGTTCCCGTCGGTCGACGGCAAGCGCTCGATGCAGGTCTATCTGGCTCGGATGCGCGAGGCGCTCGAAGACTTCGAGAGCGTCGCGGGCAAGACCCATCCCGACGACTTCGCGTACATCCCGTTCCACACCCCGTTCCCCGGCATGGTCCGCAAGGCGGGCCTGCTCGGCTACCGGCACATGATCCGTGACACCGAAGTCGAGGACGAACTCGCCGAGGAGATCGGCCGTCAGCCCCGCGAAGCGGAGTTCGAGAGCTGGGAGGACTACGAGGAGGCCGTCCGCGCCTACATGGACGAGCTCAAAGGAACCGAAAAGTACCGCGACTGGTACGGTCGGACCATCGACCCGACGCTGTCGCTCTCGCGACAGGTCGGCAACTGGTACACCGGCTCGGTCCACATCGCCCGCACCGCCGCGCTGAAGAACGCCCTGGAGTCCGACCGCGACCTCGCGGGCGACCGACTGCTCGTCGGCTCCTACGGCTCCGGCGCGCAGGCGGAGATCCACGCCGAGACCGTCGTCGAGGGCTGGGAAGAGGAGCTCGAACAGCTCAACATCGACGAGCAGCTCGCCGCACGCTACGACCTGGGCTTCGACGAGTACGAACTCGTCCACGACGTCCACGACCACGAGAAGGAGACCGACGTCGAGGAGTTCACCGCCCCCGAAAACGAGTTCGTCTTCTCGGGGTGGGGCCGCATGGGCGAGCGCAACTACGAGTACATCGAATAA
- a CDS encoding type IV pilin N-terminal domain-containing protein codes for MNSRAQSETIGVILLVGVVTLAISTFGVYYLGSIDQNPGPTTNVDSHVTAEEIRLTHDGGDIVDTANLRVVVRANGADTGIDWSEGSLSGSTPDSFGPGETWSVDVSAARDDASGSDFDPDTEVRILLVHDPTNSVVYDTVTSPDSS; via the coding sequence GTGAACTCCCGCGCCCAATCCGAAACCATCGGCGTCATCCTCCTCGTCGGCGTCGTCACGCTCGCGATCTCCACGTTCGGTGTCTACTACCTCGGGAGCATCGACCAGAACCCCGGCCCCACGACGAACGTCGACAGCCACGTCACCGCCGAAGAAATCCGGCTGACGCACGACGGCGGCGACATCGTCGACACCGCCAACCTGCGGGTGGTCGTCCGCGCAAACGGGGCTGACACAGGAATCGATTGGTCAGAAGGCTCGTTGTCGGGGTCGACCCCCGACAGTTTCGGCCCCGGTGAGACGTGGTCGGTCGACGTCTCGGCCGCCCGCGACGACGCGTCGGGCAGCGATTTCGACCCCGATACCGAGGTCCGCATCCTCCTCGTCCACGATCCCACGAACTCCGTCGTCTACGACACCGTGACGTCGCCCGACTCGTCGTAG